One Pseudomonas syringae CC1557 genomic window, CGATGCGCGGCAGTATCGACAGCCTGCTGGCGTTGGGTGAAGCGATCCCGCTGGAGGATCGTCGCGAACTGCTGGAAGGTACTCGCGATGAAGCCGAGCGCCTTGACCGCTACATCCAGAACCTGCTGGACATGACTCGCCTTGGCCATGGCGCGCTGAAGCTCGCTCGCGACTGGGTGTCTCCCGCCGATATCGTCGGCAGCGCGCTCAACCGGCTGCGTGCCGTAATGGCGCCATTGCAGGTCAGCACCCAGGTGACCGGCGAGCTGCCGTTGCTGTACGTCCACGCCGCGTTGATTGAGCAGGCGCTGGTCAACGTGCTGGAGAACGCCGCCCGCTTTTCTCCCCTCGGCGGGCGCCTGCAGGTGGCGGCGGGTGTGGTCGACAGCGAGCTGTTCTTCTCGGTGAGTGACGAAGGTCCGGGCATCCCCGAAGACGAACGGGCGAAAATCTTCGATATGTTTTACACCGCCGCACGCGGTGACCGTGGCGGACAGGGTACCGGGCTCGGGTTGGCGATCTGTCAGGGCATGATCGGTGCGCATGGCGGGCGACTGACTGTCGAGGCAGGTATCGACGGGCTGGGCACGCGCATCACCCTGTTTCTGCCATTACAGGCGCAACCAGATGCTGAAATTGAGGAGCCAGCTTGAGTCGATCATCGGTTACGCTAATGCCCATTGGCTGCATTGAAATGGCACGGTGATCATGAGTCAGACGGCAACTATCCTGGTGATCGACGACGAACCGCAGATTCGCAAATTCCTGCGCATCAGTCTCGCATCCCAGGGCTACAAGGTACTGGAGGCCGCGACAGGGGCGGACGGGCTGACCCAGGCAGCGCTGAACAAGCCGGACCTGCTGGTGCTCGACCTTGGCCTGCCGGACATGGACGGCCAGCAGGTGCTGAGCGAGTTTCGCGAGTGGTCGGCAGTGCCCGTGCTGGTGCTTTCGGTACGCGCCAGCGAAGCACAGAAAGTCCAGGCGCTGGACGCCGGCGCCAACGACTACGTGACCAAGCCGTTTGGCATTCAGGAGTTTCTGGCCAGAATCCGCGCACTGCTCAGGCAGGTGTCGGGCAGCGACAAGCCCGAGTCTGCCTTGCGCTTCGGCCCGCTGACGGTGGATCTGGCCTACCGCCGCGTGCTGCTCGATGAGCAGGAAGTGGCACTGACTCGCAAGGAATACGCGGTGCTGGCGCAGCTGGCACGGCATCCGGGGCGGGTCATTACCCAGCAGCAATTGCTCAAGGACATCTGGGGCCCGACACACACCGAAGACAGTCACTATCTGCGTATAGTGGTCGGGCATTTGCGCCAGAAACTCGGCGATGACCCGACCGCGCCGAGGTTTATTATCACTGAGGCAGGGATCGGCTATCGATTGCTCGCCGACAGCTGATGACGCGAAAATGAAAACAACGATTCTGGCGCCCCGGTCACGGCACTTTTGCCAAGCCGGATCGTCAAAGCCGCACACTCCCTGATGACTCCTGAGGTAACACCCCATGAAAGCCCTGATCTGTCTGCCATTGCTGGTTCTGGTTCTCGCAGGTTGTGCCGGCAAGACCGGGTATCGGGACAGCTGCGCCACTCAGCTCGACGCCGCCTGGCATGAACTCGACCTGGCCAAGGCCGAAGGCTTCGCCGGTACCGTCAGCTACTCCAAGGCCCTGTCGCTGCTGACCGGCGCCAAGACCCAGCAACAGTTCGAAGCCTTTGAAGGCTGCACCGAAAAATCCGAAAAAGCCCGCTTCTACATCCGCGAATCCCGCGCAGGTCGCTGATAGCTGATCCTGCACCGCGTTGCACCTTCCATCGCCGACACGGAGCGTCGGCACGATAGTTGAGATTATCGTTCCTCACGCTCCAGCGTAGGAGCGCCTTGCGTGACGCTCCGCGTCGCAACTCTGTGCCGCTCCACACATCATGAGCGGACGCAGAGCGTCCAGAACCGCATCACATCAAATCCCTACCTCCTTTAGCGAAACGGCCTACGCTCAACATAAAGTGTTCGGACGTTTTGCATCGTGCGCAGTCCCACAGTCATACAGCCGTTGTCGGAGGGGGCTTTTCGATGGGTAGAAAACTCGATGCGTGCCTGAGCGCCATCAATGAAGTGGTGCTGGGCAAGGAAGCGCAGGTACGACTGGCCATGACCTGCCTGATCGGCGGCGGACATTTGCTGATCGAGGATTTGCCGGGGATGGGCAAGACCACCCTCAGTCATGCCCTGGCGAAGATTCTCGGCCTGAGTTATCAGCGCATTCAGTTTACGTCCGACCTGTTGCCCGGCGACATCCTGGGCACATCGGTGTTTGATCGCGACAGCGGGCAATTCACCTTTCATCCGGGGCCGATTTTTGCCGAACTGGTGCTGGCCGATGAAATCAATCGCGCTACGCCAAAAAGCCAGAGCGCGCTGCTGGAAGCCATGGAGGAAGGCCAGGTCTCCATCGAAGGCGCGACCCGTCTGCTGCCCGATCCGTTTTTCGTGATTGCGACCCAGAACCCGTTCAGTTCTGGCGGAACCTTTGCATTGCCCGAGTCTCAGCTCGACAGATTTCTGATGCGCATTTCCATGGGCTATCCGGCCAGAGCAGCGGAGAAAGCCTTGCTGCTCGGCGAATCACGTCGCGAGCTGTTGCCGCGTCTGCAACCGATTCTGGATCACGCACTGCTTGGGCAGTTGCAGGCCGAAGCGCGGCAGGTTCGGGCCAGCGATGCGCTGGTCGATTACGTGCTGAGGTTGGTGGACGCGACGCGCAGCCAGCCGCAGTTTGCCTACGGGCTGTCGCCCAGAGCGAGCCTGGCAATCCTGGCAGCGGCGCGTGCCTGGGCGATGTTGCTCGGGCGCGACTACGTGATTCCCGAAGACGTGCAGGCGGTGCTGCCCTCGGTAGTCGGCCACCGGCTGCGCGAACGCAGCGATCCGACCGGGCATGGCGGCGGGGCGCTGGTGCAATGGCTGTTGCGCGAGGTGCCGGTCCTTTGATCCAGTCGTTCAGACCGCTTTGGCAGCGCTGGCTGGCAAAACGCATTCCGCCGGCGTCGCGCATTGCGCTTGATCATCGGCGCATCTTCATTATGCCGACGCGCACCGGCATGATCTTCATGCTGGTGTTGGTGCTCATGCTGCTGGTGGCGATCAACTACCAGAACAGTCTGGCGTATGGGCTGACTTTCCTGCTCATGTCGATCGGTGTGCTGGCAATCCTGCACACCTACCGCAACATCAGCGGTCTGATTCTCAGCGCCGGTGTCGCACGCTCGGTGTTTGTCGGCGAACCGGTGCAGCTGCGTCTGCGTCTGGAAAGCGCCGGGCAGGCGCATCATGCTCTCGGATTGGGATGGACCGCGACCGCCCTGCAAGCGGGCGATGTAATGCCGCGCGGGCTGACTGATCTGGAGCTGACCCTGCCCG contains:
- a CDS encoding AAA family ATPase, producing the protein MGRKLDACLSAINEVVLGKEAQVRLAMTCLIGGGHLLIEDLPGMGKTTLSHALAKILGLSYQRIQFTSDLLPGDILGTSVFDRDSGQFTFHPGPIFAELVLADEINRATPKSQSALLEAMEEGQVSIEGATRLLPDPFFVIATQNPFSSGGTFALPESQLDRFLMRISMGYPARAAEKALLLGESRRELLPRLQPILDHALLGQLQAEARQVRASDALVDYVLRLVDATRSQPQFAYGLSPRASLAILAAARAWAMLLGRDYVIPEDVQAVLPSVVGHRLRERSDPTGHGGGALVQWLLREVPVL
- a CDS encoding response regulator, producing the protein MSQTATILVIDDEPQIRKFLRISLASQGYKVLEAATGADGLTQAALNKPDLLVLDLGLPDMDGQQVLSEFREWSAVPVLVLSVRASEAQKVQALDAGANDYVTKPFGIQEFLARIRALLRQVSGSDKPESALRFGPLTVDLAYRRVLLDEQEVALTRKEYAVLAQLARHPGRVITQQQLLKDIWGPTHTEDSHYLRIVVGHLRQKLGDDPTAPRFIITEAGIGYRLLADS
- a CDS encoding lipoprotein, encoding MKALICLPLLVLVLAGCAGKTGYRDSCATQLDAAWHELDLAKAEGFAGTVSYSKALSLLTGAKTQQQFEAFEGCTEKSEKARFYIRESRAGR